The genomic segment TATCACTTCTTGCCCACGTGATTCTTTATACAACTCAATGACAAtaatgtataattcatgttttacgctttaaaataatagcaaGTATGAACTAAATTTATACatatgatttaataatatttatgataagaattcaaaataaatattaaaatataaaattttatgcaaTAAAATATAATTGTATAATTTTAAAATCGTCTTAAACCCTGCTTACGGATTTATTactcattatttaatttttaattatttttcaaattatattattcaaaataataataataataataatagtaaataATAAgatgtaaaataataataataataataatgagaagagataaattaatatcaataataaaaaattaaataatgataaaaaatttgttaaattaataagaaattattgaataataaaattattgattaattataattatgattaaTGATGAAactataattaaattattgattaaaataatatatcattaattataacgagaataataattttataaaaaaagaattttagaaaataaaaaaatgaatttttactattaatatCAGGATTTGTATAATAAAAAaagttaataataaataataagaaataattttttaataaataataagagTGACGAGTCGGAAGAAGAATAATTagtaaaataaaatgaattagTAAAAAGTCGGTGAAGAAGAAAGTTAAATTTTATGAGTAATAACGCGTGAAAAAGatcgtgaaaaagaaagatcCAAAAAAGCTAATTCACAATAGAAGGCCACATAGAAAACTCGAAATCAAAATAACTCATGGATGTTACATTTATTATCAAACTCAcacttttttgttttattttaaatttgatatttaaCTTTTAGAGAATAAAAATGTTTCTGGTGAATTCTTATTCTCCAACTTTCTTTTGAGATGATGTTTTGATCCTAGAATTTTATATAGTTTAAAAgtctaaatatatttaatatagaTTTTTATATACTATAAAAGTTTAGTGATATCTGATGTAAACTTTTATATAACTTTTAAAAAccaatgtttttatttttttcccacCATTTacttttcttttatttgtatttttttaaaacatatatttttattactaacaatagtttaaaatcaaaattattaacatcgttcattttattttcaaagtttcagtCGCAAAACctcataaaattcaaaattattaacatcatttgttttattttaataaaaattattacactacacaacaaaaaaaattataatatttttattggcCTATAAATTAAcatatgtattatttattttcatgtacaaataattatattttttatttttttgtttgacaTATCATCAaacaaaattgatatattttttatacaaaaatttatttaaaatgaatgaaattattttaagttttttatttattaatattgaaaattattgttatgtattttttaaaaaacattaattatttaaataaacaagTTGAATTGTCtgaataattaaagtttaattGCAATAAATTTAGTACTgacttatttattatttttcgtAAAATCATtaagtaaaaatattatattgaggaagataaatatttgaaataaataaaatctgTTTACGTTCAATTGttagttaaaaaaattaaaaatcttaataataaattacaaaatccacagttatatgaaaaaatttacaaatgttaataaaaattatgtaaaaTAAATCTACAAGACTATGTAAAATTTTTTAGAAATCTATTATATTCTAAAAAAGTTATAGAAATCAATCAAATCTACAAAATtctgatatttaaaaaaatatcaataaatctcTGCAACGAATACACGTTTGCTATGTTCCATCCACAACTAGGCGTTTGTGCAAAACTTAAGAGTTTAGGGAGCAATTTGCTTTTCCTTAAAACTCTGATGCTCCCGAAGGGGCAAGCCAAACACATCGTTCTAATGGTGTTGTAGGAAATGGGGATTAGGGCACTTTTGAGTCCTAATTAGACTCCACCTCTTACCACGTCAACGTATTATTAGTGGCAATTTCATACGCCTCACGATCCATTTTCTCTCCAATTGTTCGAGCGATCGCAGCACAGCAGTTAACCTCTCTCGATTCCTACCTAAAaggtatttttttttgttgcttTCAATTCAATTTTGGTTGATAGTTCTGTTTAACCCCCTTTACTGATACTTAGGTACTTTGATCTGTAAATTGTACATATATATCCAGTCACACACATAAGATCGTTTATTACATCTGAAAGATGGATGGAAACAAAGATGAGGCCGTGAAGTGCTTGAAAATCGCCAAAAATGCGATGGAATCGGGGGACAGAAGCCGTGCTCTTAGATTTATTGATAAAGCTCGTAGATTGGATCCATCTATTGAAATTGATGGTTTGTTGTCTGATCTCAAAGGATCGCAAACAGAAAAGAATGGCCCTGATGAATTCAGAGAAGAAAACATATCTAATCCCTCTCAAAATGGCCCACGCCGCAGAGTTCAGGCATGTGGGACCCCGCCAACATCTTCCTCATCTAGCACGTCTTCAGCCTACACAGACGAGCAAATCACTGTTGTGAGGGAGATTAAGAGGAAGAAAAATTATTATGAGATTTTGGGGTTAGAGAAGAGTTGTGGTGCCGAGGATGTTCGAAAGGCTTATAGGAAACTGTCGCTGAAAGTCCACCCTGATAAAAACAAGGCCCCAGGTTCGGAGGAGTCGTTTAAGATGGTATCAAAGGCTTTTCAATGTCTGAGCGATGAGGAGAGGCGGAAACAATATGATCTTGTTGGCTCGGAGGAGCCAGTGTACGAGAGGCGAGGTGCTGCAGCAAATGGAATGCAAGGGTTTAATGGGTTTTATGATGCGGATATTGACGCAGAAGAAATTTTTAGGAATTTCTTTTTCGGGGGTAGGAATCCGGCAAACACTGTCAATTTTGGTGGGTTCTCGTTTGGACCTAGGGTGAGGGTGAGGACAGGTGGAATTGATAATCGATCTAATTGGCCGAGGGCTTTGATTCAATTATTGCCAGTCATACTGATTTTGTTGGTGAATTTTATGCCATCATCAGAACCAATTTATTCTCTCTCAAGGTCCTATTCATATGACTATCGGTTTACTACACCCAAGGGTGTGAATTACTATGTGAAGTCCTCAAAGTTTGAGCAACAATATCCACCAACTAGTCAGGAACGCGTTGCAATTGAACAACGTGTTGAGGATGACTATCACGCATACCTTGTACACAAATGCAGAGTTGAGTGGCAGCAACTTCACTGGGGCTACGGTCGGGATACACCAAGCTGTGATGCATTAAAGCATTTTGAGACTCCGGCCCATTGACTTGATTATAAAGGTCTGATTTTCTTATTATGTTTTCTTGTCTGGTGTTGTTAATCGGGTTCTCTTGAATTTTCCATACTTATTGCATCACTTTTTGTTGGAATATCCTGCTAAAGCTTTGAATTTATTGGTGGTGTGTGCAAATCTTGTgtgataaattatttaacaCTCCTCATGTTGATCATAGTCGAGGATTGGGTGGAAACATCTGCAAGGTCTTGCTAGGCTTGTACATAATAATTCCAAGTATTAGAGTTGGTCTCTTTTTTTTGCTTTGAGAATAGTATTAGAGAAAAGTTTGTTTGGTTCATCTGATGAGTTGTTTAGAACATCTTATAAAATCTTTAAGAACTTATAAGATATTTGCAAATGTTTGTTTGCAAGTTTTTTTGAAGTttacaatatttaaaataagataCTAAATTTATATATCTTTTTAGAAAGTGATATAGTATCAAATCATTTTAAGATCGGATGAACATTCTTAGTTTTGATTGATTCAATCAAATGCACGCAAATGCGATTTGAGTAGGAACGATAtttgatacaaactcaaaaCACGATTATAAAAGAAACTGTAATTTAATTAACTAAACTAGAAAAATTACATAAAGATAATTACCAATCCTCGCGAAGAGTATGGTCCCATAGAGCAGAAAATATTCCTCACAGAATAACCTTCCCTCTCCCTAGCAACTGCCAGCAACGTTACTtccaaacaaaaattttaaaaactaatCCCCCTCTTTTTTATATGTTATTTCTATAACTACCCTATTTGGACCCAGGCCACTACCCCTTAACCCAAACCCGTAACAGTATTTAATGTGCCCTACATGATctttatttttcatgaattagGTTAATGTTTTTGTTTAATCAAAAGTTCACGTAAGGTTAAAGATCTGTTGATAGTTTTCAAGTTTACCATGTGGCTTCCGACATAATTATTAAATAGTTATATGTTCATTGGACTAATGGGTCGGACTCCAGACTATGGTCCCCTGAAAGTCCACTTCAATTAGTTACTTGAAATTATTTACTTGTGAATATCTCATCCCCTCGGGAGTAGACCAAAGTAATTTGTAAAATTGAGATATGGCACTATATTTGTAATTTggaattatattatgtgtgctAGTTAAATAGCTACATGAGTTATCTGGGAGAGCTCTGCTGATATCTGAAAGTTGTTTGCTCTCGTTAGTGAAGGGTTCAGTTTTTACTTCAGTTATCAGTAATTCAGTACTGTAAATCATTCTCTAGTCCGTCCATTGTAAAACCCTCGTCTTCTTCTGCATCACAGATTGGTAGGTTTCTTTATAATTTGGTGTTCCTTATTGAAGAGTGGAGCTCGCAAAACAGAATATCACGGTGGCAGTGAAAGATTGATACAAGTCTTCTGAGTTCTGACTGTACAATCCTCATCCTAAGCCATCCAGCGTGAGAATTACTTCAGAAAAGCCTCTTGAACAAACACAACTCTAGCAGTAATCTTTGAGTGAACTCCTATAATATTCTTTTTATCTGAACCTTGTAAATCGTTCCTGGGTTGATCCACTCGTATATCGTTTTCCTGTAACTTTCAGGCGAAACTTGCTATCTATGATTTTACACCGAGGAATAAATTCGGCGATTTCATGTGATTTCATTTCTTCATGTCAATTGCAATTCTCTTTAGGTAGGCACTCGCTGAGGGACAGCAGGCGGGCTTTCTTATATTTTCATCAATGCCCGTATGCATTTTGGTACAAATGCATGCGTGCAAGAATGAGTTTTGCCGCCACCGTCCTTGTGATTGGAGTGACAATCTGTTCGGGGACGACTCTCCTCCATTCTGCACCGCTCCACACACTGAAACCACCCTGCTAATTCAATAAAAcctctttaattaatttatatatgtatataaatcaatgcACTCCTGATTTCAAAATCTCCTCTCCGTGCTTATTTGATTTACTTCATCTTACCTTATTAAAGTGCTTGAATCTTTCACACTTTTAACTATTATTGAAATTaatctaataaaaaaatatttaattactaatATGAATTGAAAAAGGAGTTTGCTTGAATTTTCAGCATTTACTCATTTATTGactaatttgaaattataaaaatgtCGAACACAATTTTATATTTACTCTAATTCTAAATTACCACTCGGGTTATAATGGTtaaaacattattttattttattttttttgtcgaTTTTTGCAAATTTAATTATTGTGAAAAATGTGTTGTATTTTTTGTGTTGTATGTTGTTGcttatttatagataatttattttgaaatcagtagtatttaattttttaatactaaatcaagattttatttttataatctgCTTTTTATTAGAATATATATACGAATATAAAAATGGCTATTATTTCACGCGTACatgcaaaaatatatatatatatatattcaaaaaatttaatcataaaaataatattgaaaaataaatatgtgtCGAGTTGAACTTAACAACAATGATTAAACTTAGATAAAATTGACATTATACTAGTTCATGTATCAATTCGACAATTTATCGATGATTCATGtaccaaaataatttttattcctttttttttaGTGGAAACCAACAGTAAAATTAGTTCAAAGGGTCTTGAGCTACAATTCTACTGAGCCAAATAGAAATATCTAgagatgtaatcgagtcgagccgagccgagctcttgaatgtttgagcttagttcgtttataatcgagccgagctcgagctttatttaacgaatatatgcatggttcacgagcttattcaagcctttatcgagcctaaacaagcttaataaatatgaattatacatttaaattttcattaaattaattaaaaaataaattatatatttaaagaaaaatatattattcttattaaaattatgtaaatttattataataaataaatttagtagatttttctatatatttcataaataatatgcaaaatcaataaatcaaatatcaaaactattattttttcatctaaaagattactcatgaacttatcaacgaacatgttcacgagctaacgagctgaatactgtaaagcttgagtttggtttgtttatcttaacgagcctcattaaacgagctcaaacgagcttttatcgaatcgagcttcgaatagctcacaaacggtttggttcgtttacatccctataAATATCTCCATTAAGCCATTCTACAAACGAAGAACACCTTATCGTAACGGTCTtgcaggtcgtattttgtgagacggatattttatttgggtcattcatgaaaaaatattactttttatgcgaagagtattactttttattgtgaatattggtaggattgacccgtctcacagataaagattcgtgagagcgtctcacaaaagacctactctgaTAATTATATGGAATCGTGTAATTTTGAATTTGCCTAAAACATCaactatattttattttattttatttccaacaatttcaatttcaaaactttataattttatagttttattttaaaattttaaaaaactatttcatttttatctttttacAGAACACACATTCGCGAGTTTTTATGTATTTGTGAGTAAACCTACAACTGTGAGAGACATAGAATTTGCAAAGATGGAGGAGATAACTGATGGAGTGAGCAACATCAACGTCGCCGGTGATAATCGGAAGAAGAATCGTATCCAGGTTTCCAACACCAAAAAGCCTCTCTTCTTCTATGTCAATCTAGCCAAGGTATTACTGTATTTCGATCTCCTCGTATCTTTCCTGTTAGAAATAAAGAGAATTTACTGAATATGTGGTTTTTATGCCGTGGATCTGAGATCTGTGGTGTATTCAATGTGTGCAGAGGTACATGCAGCAATACAATGAGGCCGAGCTTTCTGCTCTTGGGATGGGTATTTTTTGGATTTCTTgtctttctttttcattttttttaatttaccgATATGCTGATTCAATCATGTTATCTGGATTTATTGATGCTAAATACGTGAGCTGTACGTTGTTTTTTCTTCCTTGTAATTGGGATGAACGAATCAAACGTTTTATAAAGGGACTACATGACTAGAAAATTGTTTTAACTGAGAAAGTCTTGGCGCCGACCGAGTGCAAGAATGAAGAGCTTGGGTTGCGAGTATAGCTTTTTTCACAATGAATTCTTCTTCCAAAGGAAAGAAGAATGCTTTCTTTTTAATCCTAGAATACTAGATAATAGACTCCCGGCAGTTCGAAAGACTGTATGAAAGTTTCTCTCTGCTCTAGCTGTTTCTATCTCTCGTGAGTGCATCTGTGGGttgttttgagatttttatcTTTGCTTATGCAAAGGTGGTCTCATTGGTAAAGATGTTTGAAGCTTATTTTCAATACATTTCAAGTTGAATTAATGACTGTAATAATCTTCAAACTTAAGAAATAGTGTCCATTATGGCGATGTTAGTCACAAAAGAAACACAAGTCCTACAGTCTTTAACCTGGCATCGGTTTGAAGATTTATAAATAGTATATTTACTCACCTAGTCACCTTCACCAATTAACTATGCATTCGTGACACAACTTAAGCCCTTGAAATTCTTGACCTTGGTGAATCCAGACCAACTCAAGTTAGTTTGGTGAAAATCAGATCAAGTATACTGTTTTATAAATTCAAGCCATTGTGGAATTATTTTTACTTGACATGACCCACTTCATCCGGTGTTTGAAAACCCTGCCTTAACCAAGCACAAGCAGTTATGTTGGTCGTACCTTTAGTTGGAACTACAGGTGCAATGAGCCGAATGCtttcaaattttatagtttAACTTCTGTATTAAATTGTTTGAAGCATGTTTCTGCTCGTTTAAAGTTCGAAGAGTCAATTTTTTTAAGCTCGAGCTCCTGCTGAACTAGTCTTGAA from the Primulina tabacum isolate GXHZ01 chromosome 16, ASM2559414v2, whole genome shotgun sequence genome contains:
- the LOC142529032 gene encoding chaperone protein dnaJ 49-like: MDGNKDEAVKCLKIAKNAMESGDRSRALRFIDKARRLDPSIEIDGLLSDLKGSQTEKNGPDEFREENISNPSQNGPRRRVQACGTPPTSSSSSTSSAYTDEQITVVREIKRKKNYYEILGLEKSCGAEDVRKAYRKLSLKVHPDKNKAPGSEESFKMVSKAFQCLSDEERRKQYDLVGSEEPVYERRGAAANGMQGFNGFYDADIDAEEIFRNFFFGGRNPANTVNFGGFSFGPRVRVRTGGIDNRSNWPRALIQLLPVILILLVNFMPSSEPIYSLSRSYSYDYRFTTPKGVNYYVKSSKFEQQYPPTSQERVAIEQRVEDDYHAYLVHKCRVEWQQLHWGYGRDTPSCDALKHFETPAH